The following proteins are co-located in the Frigidibacter mobilis genome:
- a CDS encoding DUF6220 domain-containing protein, giving the protein MKQTHGTLTDLGRGTPGWFTLSARALPLGLLAQFLSAGSALFHDGTLWELHGAVGGALSLPVFALLGGAMLHRRLNGFGWWAGLATLLYLTQIALAAGAAPLLVLHPLNGALLLTTSLILLAKVEHRRASARP; this is encoded by the coding sequence ATGAAGCAAACGCATGGCACCTTGACCGATCTCGGCCGCGGCACCCCCGGCTGGTTCACGCTCTCTGCCCGGGCCCTGCCCCTCGGGCTGCTCGCCCAGTTCCTCAGTGCAGGTTCCGCGCTGTTCCATGACGGAACACTGTGGGAGCTGCATGGCGCGGTCGGCGGGGCGCTGTCCCTGCCCGTCTTTGCGCTTCTTGGCGGGGCGATGCTCCACCGGCGGCTCAACGGTTTTGGCTGGTGGGCAGGGCTGGCCACCCTGCTCTACCTCACCCAGATCGCTCTGGCGGCCGGGGCGGCGCCGTTGTTGGTGCTTCACCCCCTGAACGGCGCGCTGCTGCTGACCACCAGCCTGATCCTGCTGGCCAAGGTCGAGCATCGGCGCGCAAGCGCCCGGCCTTGA
- a CDS encoding NAD(P)H-dependent oxidoreductase: MPRTLVLMFHPNPARSKANAALARAAATLPGVEVVDMQAACPGGLDLYRDGAAEAARLLAADRIVLQFPVQWYSTPPLLKAWQDAVLTRMFYIHYDAEGRHMEGTPLMIAATAGNLPAAYRPGGANMFGMNDLFAPLRATAHRCALQWAEPFILYRAGDLSPEQLEQAAAGYAEALARWIATPAHQAA, translated from the coding sequence ATGCCCCGCACCCTTGTACTGATGTTCCACCCCAACCCCGCCCGCTCCAAGGCCAATGCCGCCCTCGCCCGCGCCGCCGCCACGCTGCCGGGCGTGGAGGTGGTCGACATGCAGGCCGCCTGCCCGGGCGGGCTCGACCTGTACCGTGACGGTGCCGCAGAGGCGGCGCGGCTGCTGGCCGCCGACCGGATCGTTCTGCAATTCCCGGTGCAGTGGTATTCGACGCCGCCACTGCTGAAGGCCTGGCAGGATGCGGTGCTGACGCGGATGTTCTACATCCACTACGATGCCGAGGGCCGCCATATGGAAGGCACGCCACTGATGATCGCGGCCACCGCCGGCAACCTGCCCGCAGCCTATCGGCCCGGCGGCGCCAACATGTTCGGCATGAACGACCTCTTCGCCCCGCTGCGCGCAACCGCGCATCGCTGTGCGCTGCAATGGGCCGAGCCCTTCATCCTCTACCGCGCGGGTGACCTCTCGCCCGAGCAACTGGAGCAGGCGGCGGCAGGCTACGCCGAGGCGCTTGCCCGCTGGATTGCCACCCCGGCACATCAGGCGGCCTGA
- a CDS encoding LysR family transcriptional regulator yields MNLRSLDLNLLVILDALLDEAHVSRAADRLNLSQPAASAALQRCRHLFRDELLERGRGTMRLTPKAETLRAPLKSLLAGVTDLVDPVEPPLAQRQQVLRISMADYPALLVIGPLQRALASSAPGIDLVIQPWQGAEASRSGLIAGTTDIAISVLPGEEGELEVTGLLTEHYVIALRPGHPAVAGFDLGCWLDYPHILVSGRGDTRSPLDADLARMGRARRVGLVVPSFGMVPDLLRGSDMIAMLPSRILPAAPDLVSLPVPVPVAGFPLHLAWHRRRAKDAGLRHVASLLAGLLA; encoded by the coding sequence ATGAATTTACGCTCTCTCGATCTCAACCTGCTGGTGATCCTCGACGCGCTGCTGGACGAGGCGCATGTCAGCCGCGCGGCGGATCGGCTGAACCTGTCGCAGCCCGCAGCTTCGGCGGCCTTGCAGCGCTGCCGCCACCTGTTCCGCGATGAGTTGCTGGAGAGGGGGCGCGGCACCATGCGCCTGACGCCAAAGGCCGAAACCCTTCGCGCGCCGCTGAAATCGCTGCTGGCAGGGGTGACGGATCTGGTCGACCCGGTGGAGCCGCCCCTGGCGCAACGGCAACAGGTGCTGCGGATCTCTATGGCCGACTATCCCGCGCTTCTGGTCATCGGGCCGCTGCAGCGCGCCCTGGCAAGCTCTGCTCCCGGCATTGATCTGGTGATCCAGCCCTGGCAGGGGGCCGAAGCATCGCGGTCCGGCCTGATTGCGGGGACGACCGATATCGCCATCTCGGTCCTGCCGGGCGAGGAGGGCGAGCTGGAGGTGACCGGCCTGCTAACCGAGCACTATGTCATTGCGCTGCGCCCCGGCCATCCGGCCGTCGCGGGGTTCGACCTTGGCTGCTGGCTTGACTACCCGCATATCCTTGTCTCGGGCCGCGGCGATACCCGAAGCCCGCTGGATGCCGATCTTGCCCGCATGGGCCGTGCGCGCCGCGTGGGGTTGGTGGTGCCCAGCTTTGGCATGGTTCCGGACCTGCTGCGCGGATCCGACATGATCGCCATGCTGCCCTCGCGCATCCTGCCTGCCGCGCCGGACCTTGTCAGCCTGCCGGTGCCGGTCCCGGTGGCCGGGTTTCCGCTGCATCTGGCCTGGCACCGGCGCCGGGCGAAGGACGCAGGCTTGCGCCACGTGGCCAGCCTGCTGGCCGGTCTGCTGGCGTAG
- a CDS encoding TetR/AcrR family transcriptional regulator has protein sequence MRRRLVECAMLVFAAKGADTVIIDDVISAAEVSRGTFYKYFPSTRDLLVAISQELTGELVAQVELVVAPIPDPVERVALGLRLFIETARAFPLFAGFIRATRPEVEGPTALIYDYLPEHLAEGIASGRFLDIPLEIHLDLITGTVLLCVLRQIAAPTETAHVRQVVASILRALGLPPEEAWAIADLDMPPLQLPEDSLLMRAQRRFEGGVDDI, from the coding sequence ATGCGCCGGCGGCTCGTCGAATGCGCAATGCTGGTCTTTGCCGCGAAAGGTGCAGATACCGTCATCATCGACGACGTGATCTCTGCCGCAGAGGTTTCGCGCGGAACGTTCTACAAGTACTTTCCCTCGACACGTGATCTGCTGGTGGCGATCAGCCAGGAGCTGACCGGCGAGCTTGTCGCTCAGGTCGAGCTTGTCGTCGCCCCCATTCCCGACCCGGTCGAGCGGGTGGCACTGGGCCTGCGGCTGTTCATCGAGACGGCGCGAGCCTTTCCGCTGTTTGCAGGTTTCATCCGCGCCACCAGGCCCGAGGTGGAGGGACCGACAGCGCTTATCTATGATTATCTGCCCGAACATCTTGCAGAGGGCATCGCCAGCGGGCGCTTTCTGGATATACCGCTGGAAATACATCTGGACCTGATTACCGGGACAGTCCTGCTGTGTGTGCTGCGCCAGATCGCGGCTCCGACCGAGACGGCCCATGTGCGCCAGGTCGTGGCGTCGATCCTGCGGGCGCTTGGTCTGCCGCCAGAAGAGGCCTGGGCGATTGCTGATCTCGACATGCCGCCCCTGCAATTGCCCGAAGACAGCCTGCTGATGCGGGCGCAGCGCCGCTTTGAGGGAGGCGTGGACGACATCTGA
- a CDS encoding SLC13 family permease, protein MPFRPALIRWIGEEWLLVLLIALLPVLLWQVPSGPTAVLALVDWKTIAALAGLMALSRGLEVSGVTDWAGRTALRGLRTERGLAVALVLFAAGLSAIVTNDVALFVTVPLTLALSRLVPLPLGRLVILQALAVNAGSSISPVGNPQNLFLWHVSGVGFGEFVQAMLPLGAAMLAVLLALVPLAVGSRKLTLAEAGAPLPLRRRLMAASLCAYPLFLLLVNAGLAVPAAGAVILLYAVAFPAVLRWLDWPLLLVFVLMFVDLGLLGQLPAIAAVMPAALNLPGGVFAVGAVLSQGMSNVPAAIFLAPFTEDWRSLAWGVSVGGFGLAIGSLANLIALRLVREPGLWRQFHLWSLPMFALSLAVGALLI, encoded by the coding sequence ATGCCCTTCCGCCCCGCTTTGATCCGCTGGATAGGCGAGGAGTGGTTGCTGGTGCTGCTGATCGCCTTGCTTCCTGTGCTGCTCTGGCAGGTGCCGAGCGGGCCGACCGCTGTCCTGGCTCTGGTGGACTGGAAGACGATCGCCGCCCTGGCAGGGCTGATGGCGCTCAGCCGCGGGCTCGAGGTAAGCGGGGTGACCGATTGGGCGGGCCGGACTGCGCTTCGCGGGCTGCGGACCGAGCGCGGGCTGGCGGTGGCGCTGGTGCTGTTCGCCGCGGGGCTTTCGGCGATCGTGACCAATGACGTGGCGCTGTTCGTCACCGTTCCGCTGACGCTGGCGCTGTCTCGGCTGGTGCCGTTGCCGCTGGGGAGGCTGGTGATCCTTCAGGCGTTGGCAGTCAACGCGGGATCAAGCATTTCGCCGGTCGGCAATCCGCAGAACCTGTTCTTGTGGCATGTTTCGGGCGTGGGCTTCGGGGAGTTCGTCCAGGCTATGCTGCCGCTTGGCGCCGCCATGCTGGCGGTCCTGCTGGCGTTGGTGCCGCTTGCCGTTGGTTCGCGCAAGCTGACCCTGGCAGAGGCCGGCGCCCCGCTGCCGCTGCGACGGCGCCTGATGGCGGCTTCGCTCTGCGCCTATCCGCTGTTCCTGCTTCTGGTGAATGCAGGTCTGGCCGTTCCTGCCGCAGGCGCTGTCATCTTGCTCTATGCGGTCGCCTTTCCGGCGGTGCTGCGCTGGCTGGACTGGCCGCTGCTGCTGGTCTTCGTGCTGATGTTCGTCGACCTTGGGCTTCTGGGCCAGTTGCCCGCCATTGCCGCGGTGATGCCCGCGGCGCTCAATCTGCCCGGGGGCGTCTTTGCGGTCGGCGCGGTTCTGTCACAGGGCATGTCGAATGTGCCGGCTGCGATCTTCCTCGCACCCTTCACCGAGGATTGGCGCTCGCTCGCCTGGGGCGTCAGCGTCGGCGGCTTTGGCCTCGCCATCGGTTCGCTGGCCAACCTCATCGCGCTGCGGCTGGTGCGGGAGCCGGGCCTGTGGCGGCAGTTCCACCTTTGGTCGCTGCCCATGTTCGCCCTCAGCTTAGCCGTCGGAGCGCTGCTGATCTAG
- the modA gene encoding molybdate ABC transporter substrate-binding protein has translation MTFHRRAFFLAVALVGLLPGSGAIAQTEAPVIAAASDLSFAVGEIAARFQAETGMEVRLSLGSTGNFARQIREGAPFQMFMAADEQFILDLHRDGFARDEGALYGVGRIVVKVPDGSTLAADGTLEALRAALEAGQITRFAIANPEHAPYGKRAEEALRHAGLWDAIQPHLVLGENVSQAAQFALSGNAEGGIIAYSLALAPDLAAQGSHDLIPEDWHEPLHQRMVLLNGAGPVAEAFYAYIQTPPAREIMERYGFTLPQD, from the coding sequence ATGACGTTTCACCGCCGCGCCTTTTTCCTTGCTGTCGCGCTTGTGGGTCTGCTGCCTGGCAGTGGCGCAATTGCGCAAACCGAAGCGCCGGTAATAGCTGCTGCTTCCGATCTGTCCTTCGCCGTTGGGGAAATTGCGGCGCGGTTCCAGGCGGAAACGGGCATGGAGGTGCGCCTCTCGCTCGGCTCGACCGGAAATTTCGCCCGCCAGATCCGCGAAGGCGCACCGTTCCAGATGTTCATGGCGGCAGATGAGCAGTTCATCCTTGACCTGCACCGCGATGGCTTTGCGCGCGACGAGGGCGCGCTTTACGGCGTCGGGCGGATCGTGGTGAAGGTGCCGGATGGCTCCACGCTGGCCGCCGACGGGACATTGGAGGCCCTGCGCGCGGCGCTGGAGGCTGGGCAGATCACCCGCTTTGCCATCGCCAACCCCGAACACGCGCCCTACGGCAAGCGCGCGGAAGAGGCATTGCGACACGCAGGACTTTGGGACGCAATCCAGCCGCATCTTGTGCTTGGCGAAAATGTCAGCCAAGCGGCGCAGTTCGCGCTGTCGGGGAACGCCGAGGGCGGGATCATTGCCTATTCGCTGGCGCTGGCCCCGGATCTGGCCGCCCAGGGCAGCCATGATCTGATCCCCGAAGACTGGCACGAACCGCTGCACCAGCGCATGGTGCTGCTGAACGGCGCGGGGCCGGTGGCAGAAGCGTTCTATGCCTACATCCAGACGCCCCCGGCGCGCGAGATCATGGAGCGTTACGGCTTTACCCTGCCGCAGGACTAG
- the modB gene encoding molybdate ABC transporter permease subunit codes for MDWTALFLSLQLAAWTVALLLPVSVFVGRALAFRRFRGKGLVEALVMLPLVLPPTVFGFYMLVAFGRNSPLGAFWQDVFGHQLVFSFEGLVLASVIFNLPFAIQPAQRGFEAIPVEVREAASCCGLSPWRSLWMVELPLAWPGLMTAMVLTFAHTLGEFGIVLMVGGSIPRETKTIAIAIYDRVQAFDDRGAGIMAATLVAISLATITITYALSARVGRRLS; via the coding sequence GTGGACTGGACCGCCCTTTTCCTGTCCCTTCAACTCGCCGCCTGGACAGTGGCGCTCCTGCTGCCGGTTTCGGTGTTTGTGGGCAGGGCATTGGCCTTCCGGCGGTTCAGGGGTAAGGGGCTGGTCGAAGCGCTGGTGATGCTGCCGCTGGTCCTTCCGCCTACGGTGTTCGGATTCTACATGCTCGTGGCCTTTGGCCGGAACTCGCCCCTGGGCGCGTTCTGGCAGGACGTGTTCGGACATCAGCTGGTGTTCAGCTTCGAAGGGCTGGTGTTGGCCTCGGTCATCTTCAACCTTCCCTTTGCGATCCAGCCCGCGCAGCGCGGGTTCGAGGCGATCCCGGTCGAGGTGCGCGAGGCGGCAAGCTGCTGCGGCCTGTCGCCTTGGCGGTCGCTGTGGATGGTGGAGCTGCCCTTGGCCTGGCCGGGGCTGATGACGGCGATGGTGCTGACCTTTGCCCATACGCTGGGTGAATTCGGCATCGTGTTGATGGTTGGCGGCTCTATCCCCCGCGAGACGAAGACCATCGCGATTGCCATCTATGACCGGGTGCAGGCGTTCGACGACCGGGGGGCAGGCATCATGGCGGCCACGCTGGTGGCGATAAGTCTGGCCACGATCACGATCACCTATGCGCTGTCGGCGCGCGTCGGGCGGCGGCTGTCATGA
- the modC gene encoding molybdenum ABC transporter ATP-binding protein translates to MTLSVFLRADTPIPLDVAFDVAPGELLALVGHSGSGKTTILRSIAGLWTPSTGHVDAGGAIWLDTGAGVDLGPHRRSVGIVFQSYALFPHMTAVQNVLAAMTRPDRTEAARILDLVNLLGLADRRPAQLSGGQQQRVALARALARKPAVLLLDEPFSAVDRATREKLHAEIIALRAHLAMPVVLVTHDMNEAQLLADRMLVIDKGKALREGTTAQVMSDAGALRAMGIREVAALLPAVIVGPEEDGLTRLDTATGPIFLPGVRGGPGMRLRVRIMAHEVILSRARPVGLSAQNILPARVTALQQGDGPAVTVHLAVGETEILARITRRAAAEMALAPGDAVHAVLKAMSVARDHIAPASRKNNSDG, encoded by the coding sequence ATGACGCTATCGGTTTTCCTTCGCGCCGATACGCCGATACCGCTGGACGTAGCCTTCGACGTGGCGCCGGGCGAGTTGTTGGCGCTGGTTGGCCATTCCGGGTCGGGCAAGACCACGATCTTGCGCAGCATTGCCGGGCTGTGGACACCCTCAACGGGCCACGTCGATGCCGGCGGGGCGATCTGGCTGGATACAGGGGCCGGGGTCGACCTCGGCCCGCATCGCCGCTCTGTCGGTATCGTGTTCCAGTCCTATGCGCTGTTTCCGCATATGACCGCCGTGCAGAATGTGCTGGCCGCGATGACCAGGCCTGATCGGACAGAGGCGGCGCGCATCCTGGATCTGGTCAATCTGCTGGGGCTGGCAGATCGTAGACCGGCGCAGCTGTCGGGTGGGCAGCAGCAGCGCGTGGCGCTGGCCCGCGCGCTGGCGCGCAAGCCCGCAGTGCTGCTGCTGGACGAGCCTTTTTCGGCGGTGGATCGCGCCACCCGCGAAAAGCTGCATGCCGAGATCATCGCCCTGCGGGCGCATCTGGCCATGCCGGTGGTGCTGGTCACGCATGACATGAATGAGGCGCAGCTGCTGGCTGACCGTATGCTGGTCATCGACAAGGGCAAGGCCTTGCGGGAAGGCACCACGGCGCAGGTGATGTCCGATGCGGGGGCTCTGCGCGCTATGGGCATCCGCGAGGTTGCGGCCCTGCTGCCCGCGGTGATCGTCGGGCCCGAGGAGGACGGTTTGACCCGGCTCGACACCGCCACCGGCCCGATCTTTCTGCCCGGCGTGCGAGGGGGCCCCGGAATGCGGCTGCGCGTGCGGATCATGGCGCATGAGGTAATCCTGTCGCGGGCACGGCCCGTCGGGCTTTCGGCGCAGAACATCCTGCCGGCGCGCGTGACTGCATTGCAGCAGGGCGATGGCCCCGCGGTGACGGTGCATCTGGCTGTGGGCGAGACCGAAATCCTGGCCCGCATCACCCGCCGTGCAGCGGCAGAGATGGCCCTTGCGCCAGGCGATGCCGTTCACGCCGTGCTGAAGGCCATGTCGGTTGCGCGTGACCACATCGCCCCGGCTTCACGGAAGAACAACTCTGATGGCTGA
- a CDS encoding LysR family transcriptional regulator: MDISLRQIKAFVAVARLRSFTRAAEELNLTQPALTVQIRKLEEALDIRLFDRTTRTVSLNRTGAQILPVFERMIGDLDSVVDETRDVAAMKRGVVRIATLPSVAAAILPRTISEFRSLHPGASFIVHDVVADRVVQHLRDGMVDIGITGGGKIAPDLKLAFRTTEAFRAIVPRSHPLAGKATVTRADIVKHPLVALHPSTSVRHAVDEWLRGAPRSPAIACEATYMTTVAGMVSAGLGIALLPASAREVLAFPDLISIPIASPSPTRDVSVVTAQGRSLSPMSEGFCSYLSKSLSEWREIA; encoded by the coding sequence ATGGATATCAGTCTCCGCCAGATCAAGGCCTTCGTCGCAGTCGCCAGACTGCGCAGCTTCACCCGCGCCGCGGAAGAGCTGAACCTGACCCAGCCCGCCCTGACGGTGCAAATCCGCAAGCTGGAGGAGGCACTCGACATCCGCCTGTTTGACCGGACAACGCGGACTGTCTCGCTCAACCGCACCGGCGCGCAGATCTTGCCGGTGTTCGAGCGAATGATCGGCGATCTGGACAGCGTGGTCGACGAAACCCGCGATGTCGCGGCGATGAAACGCGGCGTGGTGCGCATTGCCACGCTTCCGTCGGTGGCGGCTGCCATCCTGCCGCGGACGATCAGCGAATTCCGAAGCCTGCATCCGGGCGCGTCATTCATCGTGCATGACGTGGTGGCGGACCGGGTGGTTCAACACCTGCGCGACGGCATGGTCGATATCGGGATCACCGGCGGCGGCAAGATCGCGCCCGATCTGAAGCTGGCGTTCCGCACCACCGAAGCCTTCCGCGCGATCGTGCCACGCAGCCATCCGCTTGCCGGGAAAGCGACGGTTACCCGCGCCGATATCGTCAAGCATCCGCTGGTCGCGCTTCACCCCTCGACCAGTGTTCGCCATGCGGTCGACGAATGGCTACGCGGGGCCCCCCGGTCTCCGGCAATCGCCTGCGAGGCCACATATATGACGACGGTCGCAGGAATGGTCAGCGCGGGCCTTGGCATTGCGCTGCTTCCAGCATCGGCGCGCGAGGTTCTGGCCTTCCCCGACCTGATAAGCATACCGATAGCCTCACCTTCGCCCACGCGGGACGTCTCGGTCGTCACGGCCCAAGGCAGATCCCTTTCACCAATGAGTGAGGGCTTCTGTAGCTACCTGAGCAAGTCGCTCAGCGAATGGCGAGAGATAGCTTAA
- a CDS encoding acyclic terpene utilization AtuA family protein, with translation MGEPRVLRIATGAGYSGDRIEPAADLAQRGRLDYLVFECLAERTISDAQLRRRADPCGGYDPFLEARITAVLDACRRNGTRIISNMGAANAPAAAQRVRQIAAAMGHTDLCVAIVIGDDVLDICRQQDVALDNGLTVGALGERVISANAYIGAGPIAAALAQGADIVLTGRVSDPALFLAPLVHEFGWDMTDWDLLGKGVLIGHLLECAGQLCGGYFADPGYKDVPGMARLGFPLAEVTADGLAEFSKLADTGGRIDSATVKEQVLYEIHDPARYLQPDVVADFSKVTVLETGPDRVRVTGASGTARTGMLKVSVAYHDGFIGEGQISYAGPGAVERGRLALEILRERLVALDALQDARFDLIGLDALHGAGLSRGALPYEVRVRVTARAPSADIAARVGHEVEALYTNGPAGGGGAVKTVRPGVALASALLHESQASARVVMLEGVSA, from the coding sequence TTGGGCGAACCACGGGTTCTACGCATAGCTACAGGGGCAGGATATTCCGGCGACCGGATCGAACCGGCGGCGGACCTCGCGCAGCGCGGCCGGCTGGACTATCTCGTGTTCGAGTGTCTCGCCGAGCGGACGATTTCCGATGCCCAACTGCGCCGCCGGGCAGATCCCTGCGGGGGGTATGACCCGTTTCTCGAGGCGCGGATCACCGCCGTGCTGGATGCGTGCCGCCGGAACGGCACCAGGATCATCAGCAACATGGGTGCCGCGAACGCACCGGCAGCCGCGCAGCGCGTGCGCCAGATTGCCGCCGCGATGGGGCACACCGACCTTTGCGTTGCCATCGTGATCGGCGATGATGTGCTGGACATCTGCCGGCAGCAGGATGTGGCGCTGGACAACGGATTGACCGTTGGCGCCTTGGGCGAGCGGGTGATTTCGGCGAATGCCTATATCGGCGCCGGCCCGATTGCAGCTGCGCTTGCACAGGGTGCCGACATCGTGCTGACGGGCCGTGTCAGCGATCCGGCGCTGTTTCTTGCCCCCTTGGTCCATGAATTTGGCTGGGATATGACCGATTGGGACCTGTTGGGAAAAGGTGTCCTCATCGGGCATCTGCTTGAATGCGCAGGGCAGCTTTGCGGCGGATATTTCGCCGATCCCGGCTACAAGGATGTGCCGGGCATGGCGCGCCTCGGCTTTCCGCTGGCCGAGGTGACAGCCGATGGCCTTGCAGAGTTCAGCAAGCTGGCGGACACTGGCGGGCGGATCGACAGCGCCACCGTCAAGGAACAAGTGCTGTACGAAATCCACGATCCGGCCCGCTATCTTCAGCCGGATGTCGTTGCCGATTTCAGCAAGGTGACGGTGCTGGAAACCGGACCGGACCGGGTGCGCGTCACCGGAGCCTCGGGGACCGCGCGCACCGGGATGCTGAAGGTGTCGGTCGCCTATCATGACGGGTTCATCGGTGAGGGGCAGATCTCCTACGCCGGCCCTGGCGCGGTGGAGCGCGGCCGCCTTGCGCTGGAGATCCTGCGCGAACGCCTGGTGGCACTCGATGCGCTGCAAGACGCCCGTTTCGACCTGATCGGCCTCGATGCGCTGCACGGTGCTGGCCTGTCGCGGGGGGCGCTGCCCTATGAGGTTCGGGTGCGTGTCACGGCCCGCGCACCGTCAGCCGACATCGCCGCGCGCGTCGGGCATGAGGTCGAGGCGCTTTATACCAACGGGCCCGCAGGGGGCGGCGGCGCCGTCAAGACCGTGCGGCCGGGCGTCGCCCTCGCTTCGGCGCTGCTGCACGAAAGCCAGGCCTCGGCGCGCGTGGTGATGCTGGAGGGGGTTTCGGCATGA
- a CDS encoding iron-containing alcohol dehydrogenase, producing the protein MAEITAFGIPTRVHFGVGARDRIPQIVAEGVYRRVLLICDPGLLGTEMFEAISQGMAGVETAVFTGIDPEPKDKNVVAGLVACQELGAEAIVVLGGGSAIDVAKAVAIVMTNGGVIADYEGDRRFDTPPLPIIAVPTTAGTGSEVSGAAVITDTARNVKMAIRHPLHAPAPCAILDPLAVSTTPRKVGVYSGIDAFAHALESYVSKLANPFSDAINRHAMRLISGNIRAYIDNPRDEVAALNMLCGSSMAAMSFGTTGTGNIHCMAMSLGSFHAMPHGLCIALLLPHVAEFNMQAVPGRFADVARDMGQDVSGLSDIDAAARGLKAMRRMNSDLGIPSGLAEAGVPAEVLGRAADRCFQIDYNRWNPRFTTRDEYYELFEHAM; encoded by the coding sequence ATGGCGGAAATCACTGCATTCGGCATTCCGACCCGCGTGCATTTTGGGGTCGGAGCCCGCGACCGGATTCCGCAGATCGTCGCTGAGGGTGTGTATCGCCGTGTCCTGCTGATTTGTGATCCGGGCCTTCTGGGCACCGAGATGTTCGAGGCGATCAGCCAAGGGATGGCCGGGGTTGAGACGGCCGTGTTCACCGGCATCGATCCCGAGCCGAAGGACAAGAACGTCGTCGCCGGGCTGGTGGCGTGCCAGGAGCTTGGGGCCGAGGCCATCGTGGTTCTGGGCGGGGGCAGTGCCATCGACGTCGCCAAGGCCGTTGCGATCGTGATGACCAATGGGGGCGTGATTGCCGACTATGAGGGCGACCGCAGGTTCGACACTCCGCCGCTGCCGATCATCGCGGTGCCGACGACGGCGGGCACCGGGTCAGAGGTGTCTGGCGCGGCCGTCATCACCGATACCGCCCGCAACGTGAAGATGGCGATCCGGCATCCTCTGCACGCGCCGGCCCCGTGCGCGATCCTTGATCCGCTGGCGGTCAGCACCACGCCGCGCAAGGTCGGGGTGTATTCGGGCATCGATGCCTTTGCCCATGCGCTGGAATCCTACGTCTCAAAATTGGCCAACCCGTTCAGTGACGCGATCAACCGCCATGCGATGCGGCTGATCTCTGGCAATATCCGCGCCTATATCGACAATCCGCGCGACGAGGTTGCCGCGCTGAACATGCTGTGCGGCTCGTCGATGGCGGCCATGTCCTTCGGCACCACGGGCACCGGCAACATTCATTGCATGGCGATGTCGCTTGGCAGTTTCCACGCCATGCCCCACGGGCTGTGCATCGCCCTGCTGCTGCCGCATGTGGCGGAGTTCAACATGCAGGCCGTGCCTGGCAGGTTTGCCGATGTCGCCCGCGACATGGGGCAGGATGTCAGTGGGCTGTCGGACATCGACGCGGCCGCGCGCGGGCTGAAGGCTATGCGCCGGATGAACAGCGATCTGGGGATCCCGTCCGGGTTGGCGGAAGCCGGCGTGCCGGCAGAGGTTCTGGGCCGCGCCGCCGACCGCTGCTTCCAGATCGACTACAACCGCTGGAACCCGCGCTTCACCACGCGGGACGAGTATTACGAGCTGTTCGAGCACGCCATGTGA